One Brevibacillus choshinensis genomic window carries:
- a CDS encoding MerR family transcriptional regulator, translating into MQNKLTIGEMAKLRGITVDTLRHYDKIGLLKPYYIDSDTGYRYYSISQYEVLGTIRELRRIGFSLEEIKDFLTNRTVKKSVQFLQQSMDKVQEKIKELQAIHTIMMNRLSHIEKFLDSYKDSDIVVKHFEEREYIQLAKPVKWRDTEEAYFGYLKLENRIGGMIPVLASNKFGDVIPKEYFDQIRHSSEVSDSFGELESQIFLLVQDEVSEQPTHKIEKGSFLCAYHGGLTHEKRVAQLKKLLDYCDAHGYVITGDAVRIMQVDVSLTDQHEEAYYEIQLPIQVIAGQK; encoded by the coding sequence ATGCAAAACAAGCTGACGATCGGAGAAATGGCAAAGCTGCGCGGCATAACGGTGGATACACTGCGTCATTACGACAAAATTGGGTTGCTGAAGCCCTATTACATTGATTCCGATACCGGATATCGCTACTACTCGATTTCCCAGTATGAAGTTCTCGGAACGATCAGAGAGCTGCGGAGAATCGGTTTTTCGCTGGAGGAAATCAAAGATTTTCTCACGAATCGCACGGTCAAAAAATCGGTTCAATTTCTTCAGCAATCCATGGACAAGGTCCAGGAAAAGATAAAGGAACTGCAAGCCATCCATACGATCATGATGAACCGTTTATCCCATATCGAAAAGTTTCTCGACAGCTACAAGGATTCGGACATAGTGGTGAAGCATTTTGAAGAACGGGAGTACATCCAGCTGGCCAAGCCGGTAAAGTGGAGGGATACAGAAGAAGCGTATTTTGGATATTTAAAGCTGGAAAACAGGATCGGAGGAATGATTCCGGTATTGGCTAGCAATAAATTTGGAGACGTTATCCCAAAAGAGTATTTTGATCAAATCCGCCATTCCAGCGAAGTTTCCGACAGCTTTGGGGAATTAGAGTCGCAAATTTTCCTGCTGGTACAGGATGAAGTGTCGGAGCAGCCCACGCATAAGATCGAAAAAGGCTCGTTTCTATGTGCCTACCATGGAGGGCTGACTCATGAGAAAAGGGTGGCTCAGCTGAAAAAACTACTCGATTATTGCGATGCTCATGGATATGTGATCACCGGTGATGCCGTTCGAATTATGCAAGTCGATGTTTCATTGACGGATCAGCATGAGGAAGCCTATTACGAAATCCAACTCCCGATTCAAGTGATAGCGGGCCAGAAATAG
- a CDS encoding amidohydrolase, translating into MSHPSADIMIASNAVFTGLSDYPEPASIAIAAGKIIAVGTAEEMKPFTGENTKVYAYQDQLIMPGFHDFHLHVMDGAVTMDSAYLFSARSEKEALDIIREFAESRPDEPWVIGSTWDSGYWDTKKLPDRHALDRILPDRPALMFHAEGHYAWVNSKALEIAGIHRDTENPTYGIIGKDEKGEPDGLLYEKAMGAVIEHAYRFSQEKKRELFTQFLGHAASLGVTAVHDLFATESLAVLTDYELFKEFEDEGKLTTRIHLWPALDGDLERAKQLRARYQSDMLRVSGLKQFIDGVITARTAYLLEPYADDPETRGDTSFPPETIKKWVVDADKEGFSIRFHAIGDGAIRLAFDAYEEAQRTNGVRDSRHSIEHVEVIHPDDIHRFKKLGVTASMQPDHFAMSERGVYTERIGAEREKYVFPIHTLQKAGAKLAFGTDFPIDVLNPLLQIYRAVTRIDSSGKTVWHPHERISLADALKAYTSGSAYGTFREHELGTLEVGKRADLIVLEQNLFEIPVDNIPEVNVQLTMVDGNVVYDHANSFAVK; encoded by the coding sequence ATGAGTCACCCGTCAGCAGACATCATGATTGCGAGCAATGCAGTCTTTACAGGGCTAAGTGATTATCCGGAGCCTGCGTCCATCGCGATCGCAGCGGGCAAGATCATTGCAGTAGGCACTGCGGAGGAAATGAAACCTTTCACAGGTGAGAATACCAAAGTCTATGCCTACCAAGACCAATTGATCATGCCAGGCTTTCATGATTTTCACCTTCACGTCATGGACGGGGCTGTCACGATGGATAGCGCCTACTTGTTCTCGGCCCGTTCTGAAAAGGAAGCGCTCGACATCATTCGTGAATTTGCCGAATCACGGCCAGATGAGCCATGGGTGATTGGATCCACATGGGATTCAGGTTATTGGGATACGAAGAAATTGCCCGATCGGCATGCTTTGGATCGGATTCTCCCGGATCGTCCAGCGCTTATGTTTCACGCGGAAGGCCACTATGCCTGGGTGAATTCGAAGGCTTTGGAGATTGCCGGCATTCATCGTGATACCGAAAACCCTACTTACGGGATCATCGGAAAAGATGAGAAGGGTGAACCAGACGGTCTTTTATACGAAAAAGCAATGGGAGCCGTCATTGAGCATGCCTACCGTTTTTCACAGGAAAAGAAGAGGGAACTGTTTACCCAATTCCTCGGTCATGCAGCCAGCCTGGGAGTCACGGCCGTCCACGACTTGTTTGCTACGGAGTCCTTGGCTGTGTTAACGGATTACGAGCTTTTCAAAGAATTTGAAGACGAAGGAAAGCTGACGACGCGCATCCATCTGTGGCCTGCTTTAGATGGAGATCTGGAGCGTGCCAAGCAGCTTCGGGCTAGATACCAATCGGATATGCTCCGCGTGTCAGGGCTGAAGCAATTCATCGATGGGGTCATTACGGCGAGGACGGCCTATTTGCTCGAGCCTTATGCGGATGATCCGGAAACTCGCGGAGACACGTCCTTCCCTCCTGAGACGATCAAAAAATGGGTCGTGGACGCGGATAAGGAGGGCTTCAGCATTCGTTTCCATGCGATTGGAGATGGAGCGATTCGCCTAGCTTTTGATGCCTATGAAGAAGCACAAAGGACAAACGGGGTTCGAGATTCCCGCCACTCCATCGAGCATGTGGAAGTGATTCATCCGGATGATATCCATCGTTTCAAGAAGCTGGGTGTCACGGCCTCGATGCAGCCTGATCATTTTGCCATGTCGGAGCGAGGCGTGTACACGGAGCGCATCGGTGCCGAACGGGAAAAATATGTGTTCCCGATTCACACGCTGCAAAAAGCCGGTGCGAAGCTGGCCTTTGGAACGGACTTCCCCATCGATGTCTTGAATCCGCTCCTTCAAATTTATCGAGCGGTCACGAGAATCGACAGCAGCGGAAAAACAGTATGGCATCCGCATGAACGAATCTCCCTTGCCGATGCCTTGAAGGCGTATACGTCCGGATCTGCTTACGGCACCTTCCGGGAGCATGAGCTCGGGACATTGGAGGTAGGGAAGCGGGCTGATCTCATCGTCCTGGAACAAAATCTTTTTGAAATCCCCGTTGATAACATCCCGGAAGTAAACGTACAGCTAACGATGGTGGATGGAAACGTTGTGTATGACCATGCGAATTCATTCGCGGTGAAGTGA
- a CDS encoding MFS transporter produces the protein MEPGILEKQTASIRCIIDSPEKQKQLYKRTLLIVILSQIFGGAGLAAGVTVGALLAQEMLGTDSLAGIPAALLTLGSAVAALLVGRISQKVGRRIGLAAGFLAGGIGAVGVIFAAISQNVPLLFLSLLIYGAGTATNLQARYAGTDLAGPKQRATAVSVAMVSTTFGAVAGPNLVEVMGGIAASMGIPSLAGPFILGAAAFILAGLVFLLFLRPDPLVVAKAIAEAQKADQQTQSDLQGYEPATNNRGIIVGAVVMILTQIVMVAIMTMTPIHMKHHGHGLGEVGLVISIHIGAMYLPSLLTGILVDKVGRTAMSFASGAILLAAGITAALAPADSMALLITALALLGLGWNFGLISGTALIVDATHPANRAKTQGTIDVLIALAGASGGALSGMVVAQASYAALSLAGGFLSLLLIPVGVWYHHSKKAAESQSMTL, from the coding sequence ATGGAACCAGGCATTCTGGAAAAACAAACAGCGAGCATACGATGTATTATCGATTCACCTGAGAAACAGAAACAGCTGTACAAACGGACACTGCTGATCGTGATCCTCTCGCAAATCTTCGGAGGTGCCGGGCTCGCAGCAGGTGTCACGGTCGGGGCGCTTCTGGCGCAAGAGATGCTCGGGACGGACAGTTTGGCAGGAATCCCTGCTGCCCTGCTCACGCTCGGTTCCGCCGTGGCTGCTCTGCTCGTTGGGCGGATCTCGCAGAAAGTGGGACGCCGGATTGGACTTGCGGCCGGATTTTTGGCAGGGGGCATCGGTGCGGTCGGAGTTATTTTCGCGGCGATCAGTCAAAATGTTCCGCTTCTTTTTCTCTCGCTCCTGATTTACGGAGCGGGCACGGCGACCAATCTGCAAGCTCGCTACGCAGGAACTGACCTGGCAGGGCCGAAGCAAAGAGCGACAGCAGTGAGCGTGGCCATGGTTTCCACCACATTTGGTGCTGTGGCCGGCCCCAACCTGGTTGAAGTGATGGGCGGGATTGCTGCCTCCATGGGCATCCCGTCTCTGGCCGGCCCATTTATTTTAGGGGCTGCCGCTTTTATTCTGGCGGGTCTGGTATTTTTGCTTTTCCTGCGACCTGATCCATTGGTGGTTGCCAAAGCCATTGCGGAAGCGCAGAAGGCCGACCAGCAGACGCAGTCCGATCTCCAAGGGTACGAGCCGGCAACCAACAACAGGGGGATCATCGTAGGGGCTGTCGTCATGATTCTCACGCAGATTGTCATGGTCGCCATCATGACGATGACGCCCATCCATATGAAGCATCACGGCCACGGACTAGGCGAGGTCGGTTTGGTGATCAGCATTCATATTGGCGCGATGTATTTGCCATCGCTTTTGACCGGTATCCTCGTTGACAAGGTGGGGCGTACAGCCATGTCGTTTGCATCAGGGGCTATCCTGCTTGCCGCAGGCATCACGGCTGCACTGGCGCCAGCCGATTCTATGGCCTTGCTGATCACGGCCCTCGCACTTCTCGGTCTGGGCTGGAACTTTGGCCTGATTAGTGGGACTGCGTTGATTGTAGATGCCACACATCCTGCCAACCGGGCCAAAACGCAGGGGACGATTGACGTCTTGATCGCACTCGCGGGGGCGTCAGGGGGAGCGTTGTCAGGCATGGTGGTCGCGCAGGCGAGCTACGCCGCTCTTTCACTCGCAGGAGGTTTCCTGTCCCTTCTGCTGATTCCAGTCGGCGTATGGTACCATCACAGCAAAAAGGCAGCAGAATCACAGAGCATGACGCTATAA
- a CDS encoding tetratricopeptide repeat protein, producing MGKIALFSVLWWLTGSPFAAMLIILLLLYVLDLRFVRLLPDITKPYRRWRRLSSLQSQLRLNPHDTSAKLEAARLLMEKRQFNEALSYLEEISSLMEDSPEYLSDKGICLLKLGRLEEGLPLIEQALSVNPRVKYGEPYLRVAEAYAKRHEVGKALASLEQLAKIHMSSCEVYYKQGELYGVLQQKEKAKQSYLEAVDVYRGLPSYKRRTERRWALLAWLKGKA from the coding sequence TTGGGGAAAATCGCTTTGTTTTCCGTGCTGTGGTGGCTGACGGGAAGTCCTTTTGCCGCCATGCTTATCATTTTGCTGCTGCTGTACGTGCTGGATCTTCGCTTTGTCCGGTTGCTTCCGGATATCACCAAGCCATACCGGAGATGGAGGCGTCTGTCTTCTCTGCAGAGCCAGCTGCGTCTCAATCCCCATGACACGTCCGCCAAGCTGGAGGCAGCCCGCTTGCTGATGGAAAAACGGCAGTTCAATGAGGCATTGTCTTATCTGGAGGAAATCTCCTCACTCATGGAGGACTCCCCAGAGTATTTGAGCGACAAAGGAATATGTCTCTTGAAGCTGGGGCGCCTGGAAGAGGGCTTGCCTCTGATCGAGCAGGCGTTGAGCGTCAATCCGCGGGTCAAGTATGGAGAGCCTTACCTGCGGGTTGCGGAGGCCTATGCGAAAAGGCATGAGGTGGGAAAAGCGCTCGCGAGTCTCGAACAATTGGCAAAGATTCACATGTCATCGTGCGAGGTCTATTACAAGCAAGGGGAACTGTACGGCGTCTTGCAGCAAAAAGAAAAAGCCAAGCAATCGTATCTGGAAGCAGTTGACGTTTATCGTGGCTTGCCGTCTTACAAACGGCGGACGGAAAGACGCTGGGCCCTTCTGGCGTGGCTAAAAGGGAAGGCTTGA
- a CDS encoding C40 family peptidase — translation MYVKMYPLILVVILLLTGCTNQKQSMPNVPAPEQAKSYRTAGVDTPAWKKTADAIVDEGMQYLGTPYVYGAERFNDKTFDCSSYVQFLYAKHGINLGYNAREQAVEGKEIPFMNLRKGDIMFFSDEDFPNEVGLSKVRHVGIYMGDGKILHTYEPGIGVVISNIHKDEKEGEYWYQHYLFARRVIPG, via the coding sequence ATGTATGTTAAGATGTATCCATTGATACTTGTGGTCATTTTGTTGTTGACCGGCTGTACAAATCAAAAACAATCTATGCCCAATGTGCCAGCTCCCGAACAAGCAAAATCGTACAGGACTGCTGGCGTAGACACACCTGCGTGGAAAAAAACGGCTGATGCGATCGTTGACGAGGGAATGCAGTATCTGGGTACACCTTATGTTTACGGAGCAGAGAGGTTCAATGACAAGACATTTGATTGTTCATCCTACGTTCAATTTCTTTATGCAAAGCATGGCATCAATCTCGGGTATAACGCCAGAGAGCAAGCCGTAGAGGGTAAAGAAATACCGTTTATGAATTTGCGCAAGGGCGATATCATGTTCTTCTCCGATGAAGATTTCCCTAATGAGGTTGGCTTGAGCAAAGTGCGGCATGTAGGCATTTATATGGGGGACGGAAAAATACTCCATACGTACGAACCAGGAATCGGGGTAGTGATCAGCAATATCCACAAGGACGAAAAAGAAGGGGAATACTGGTACCAGCATTACCTGTTTGCACGAAGAGTGATTCCGGGGTAA